From the genome of Periplaneta americana isolate PAMFEO1 chromosome 15, P.americana_PAMFEO1_priV1, whole genome shotgun sequence, one region includes:
- the LOC138715155 gene encoding ubiquitin carboxyl-terminal hydrolase MINDY-3 homolog has product MADHSSASSYSELQEIRKLLWGPYVKEDVFRRWAQGFHFSKDEPTALVQSEGGPCAVLAPVQAFILKSLLSETVGNNWREVDVDKCNELLVQAACDILTQASEHNGGRYMVVHMSNDVRNPTSTNSVLANGEEPLVENSSTELIETSAKRQKLEHEHFHAQLRLLPLERIEEVEAFYFERIETLRETFGVLLLLYSVISTKGLEQIRSEMNDPTEPLIDGTYGYGSQSLINLMLTGRAVGHVWDHDQDVGGLKLRGIDRQSEVGFLALLEHLRYCEVGSFLKNPKHPVWVMGSETHLTVLFSLERRLVSPETPSEVARRVFKSFDPEGNNFISAVLLQDVLRALELVSEAEYVEIMTKKLDAENLGIILLNAFMEEFFPEEKQSTPDTFTLFHYNGLPRSCPDGRVVYQEGNAVLLECDMKCVLESNPMLTCLQTKWPNIEVQWLSGVTPSLN; this is encoded by the exons ATGGCAGACCATTCAAGTGCATCATCTTATAGTGAATTACAAGAAATTAGGAAATTATTATGGGGTCCGTATGTCAAAGAGGACGTTTTTCGAAGATGGGCACAAG GGTTTCATTTTAGCAAGGATGAGCCCACAGCTCTTGTCCAAAGTGAAGGGGGCCCTTGTGCTGTTCTAGCGCCCGTTCAAGCATTTATCCTTAAATCACTACTTTCTGAAACAGTGGGAAACAATTGGAGAGAG GTTGATGTAGATAAATGTAACGAGTTACTTGTTCAGGCTGCATGTGATATTTTGACGCAAGCTAGTGAACACAATGGTGGGCGTTACATGGTTGTTCATATGAGCAATGATGTCAGAAATCCGACTTCAACCAACAGTGTTCTAGCTAATGGAGAAGAACCTTTAGTAGAAAATTCATCAACAGAGCTAATTGAAACATCGGCCAAGCGACAAAAATTAGAACACGAGCATTTTCATGCACAACTTAG ATTACTTCCACTTGAACGGATTGAAGAAGTGGAGGCCTTTTATTTCGAGAGGATAGAAACTCTAAGGGAAACATTTGGAGTCCTACTTCTCCTTTATTCTGTTATTTCTACTAAG GGTCTGGAGCAAATTCGGAGTGAGATGAATGACCCTACAGAGCCATTAATTGATGGGACATATGGTTATGGGAGTCAAAGTTTAATTAATCTGATGTTAACTGGACGAGCAGTTGGACATGTATGGGATCATGACCAGGATGTGGGTGGTCTTA AATTGCGTGGAATTGATCGCCAAAGTGAGGTTGGTTTCCTCGCCTTATTAGAACATCTCCGTTATTGTGAAGTTGGTTCCTTTTTGAAGAACCCAAAGCATCCTGTGTGGGTCATGGGCAGTGAAACACATTTAACAG TATTGTTCTCATTGGAGAGACGCTTAGTTAGTCCTGAGACGCCTAGTGAAGTAGCCAGACGTGTGTTCAAGAGTTTTGATCCCGAAGGAAACAATTTTATCTCTGCTGTATTACTCCAAGATGTGTTGAGGGCACTGGAACTAGTCTCAGAAGCAGAATA tgTGGAAATCATGACAAAAAAACTTGATGCAGAGAATCTGGGTATCATCTTACTTAATGCGTTCATGGAAGAATTCTTTCCAGAAGAGAAACAGTCAACACCTGACACATTTACGTTATTCCATTACAATGGTTTGCCTCGTTCGTGTCCAGATGGAAGG GTTGTGTATCAGGAAGGAAATGCTGTGTTGTTGGAGTGTGACATGAAGTGTGTGCTAGAAAGTAATCCAATGTTGACTTGCCTTCAAACAAAGTGGCCCAACATAGAGGTGCAATGGTTATCTGGCGTTACACcatcattgaattaa